TTTAAAAGTTCAAAACGATTGTTGCTATTTTTTTTAACACCTAGAAGTTTTGATGCGTTTGCCAATAAATTCCCAGCAGATTCTAATTTAAAACGAAAGATTGAAAAATTTTGATCAAATATATTTGTTCTTTCATCTTTTGTGAAGCTAAAGCTAGATGATAGAATTAGGTTGTTTTCAGTAAGTCGGTTTTTACGCTCGTTTATACTGTTTACGGTTTTTAATTGAAGATCAGAGACTTCATTAGGAGTTGTATCACCTAATACATAATCTATAAAAGCATTTGCTTCATTTACAGGATTATCGGTATTAGGAAGGTTTAAAGTAGCATCAGATGCTATGTAGCTAACATCTTGTGCTATTTGGTTTAAAGAATTAAATGAGTTTTGATAAACTCCAAAATAGTTTTCAACATTAAGATTTCTAACATATTGTACATTGAGTACATCTAACTTATTTGTTTTTTTAGAGTTTGGAAGCCAATTATAATTAAAGTTACCACTAAAAGTTTGTTTATCTAACCCTATATTAGTTTGACTCGTAGTAGATAAACTAATTCTGGTAGATGGTAACATGTATTTTGGTATGATATTTTCGGTGTAAAATGGAGAAAATAATCGCGGAATTGTTAGTTTTAAATTGGCTCCAATTTCATTGATGTCAAAAAACGGGTCGTTTAGGTTGTTTTTGTTTTTGTCATCTGAAGCGCCAATAGAGCCAATAGCAGAAACCTCTAATGTTTCAGCACCTCTAAAAATATTTCTAATTAGTAAACTCGGATTTAATGAAAGTCCTATAGTTTGAATATTATTTTTTGATACATCAGCATTAAAAACGAGGCTAAATTTCTTTAAAGGGGTTAAGCGTATGGTGTCAGACAAGGTGTTGTCTGGGTTTTCAATATATTCAATATTTGGGTATTTAAAAGTGCGTAACCCATTTAAATGTCTGTAAGTTCTTGTTTTGTCAATATCTTTAAATAGGGTTCCAGGATTTATAAACATCGCGTCAGTAATTGCTTTGGGACGGTACTTAATTTTGTCGTATGCATAAAGTTTATAACCGTTGTATCTTATCGAATCTTGAAATGGTTTTCCTCTGTTTTCATATTTGTAATCGGTAATAATATTCACATCATCAATATGATAAACTTTAAAAGGTTCTCTTCTAGTCGAATCAGGGGTTCTTATAGCTCTGTTTAAAATTTGTACATCAATATTTACTTTTTTATTTGTGCCAATAGTATCTATCTCAAATGTAACATAGTCCTGATTAAAATGAAAAATACCAGAGTTGCGTAATTCGTTAGAAATCCTATCTCGTTCATTGACTAAATTTTCGGTTTTATATTGTTCTTTTGGTTTTAAAAGCGAATTTTTTTTGATGGATTTATATAAAGAATCTATTATAGGCGATGCCACAATGCTAGAAATAGTATCTAAAATAAATGCTTTACCTGTGTTAGTCTGATATTCTATTGCTGCGCGTTTGTTTTCTTTTTTATCAATGCTATAAGTTGTTTCAGCATCAAACCACCCATTGTTTATGTGGTAATCCTGTAAACGTTTTACAGATCTTTTAGTTCTTTCATCATCAATAATAACTGGTGCTTCACCTGTAGTTTTTAACCAATTATTAAATCCTAATGAAGATTGTTTAAGTTGATCTACTTGTTTTTTTGAAAATTTATTTATTAAGCGTTGTCTACGTTTTGGATTTTTATCTAACCAAGCTTCAAAAATGGAGTCTCTATTTGGACGTGCCATATTATATATGTGTAAACGCAATGGGATACCAAGAATTTTTCTATTTGGTTTTTGATAAAGTAGGTTGTTTATAGTTTCATTACTTACTTTTTTATCGTTTATTAAAACCGTGTTTTTAGTAAGTAAATGCTCATCCTCAGCTACTCTTTTAACAGCATCACAAGACGTAAAAAAATTAGTGATTATAATGAGTGTTAATATTTTTAAGAGTTTTTGTTTCAAGTGAAAATGATAGTTTTTCTAGTTTTAAACTTTAAAAGCGTACAGTATTTGTAAGTTTGTAATTAAAATATTTTTAATAAGTTCAAAAATACATTATTTAAACAAAAAAAAATGTTTAAATAGTTTTATAAAATTGATATGCTTTCAAAAAGTCAAATAAAGTTAATAACGAGTTTAAAGCAAAAAAAATATAGACAGCAACATGGTTTTTTTGTTGTTGAGGGTATTAAAACAATAAAAGAACTCATACAGTCTCATTTAGAACTTCATGCATTATATACGACAGAAACATTCAATATTAATGCCAAAGATGAAATTTTAATTACTGAAACCGACTTAAAGCGTATTAGTTTTTTAACAACCCCTAATAAGGCATTGGCTATTTTTAAAATGCCTGAGGTTAAAGCTATAAATAACAATCGGCTTATTGTAGCTCTTGATGCGGTTCGCGATCCTGGAAATTTAGGAACTATTATAAGACTTTGCGATTGGTTTGGTATTACAGATTTGGTATGTAGCAAAGAAACTGTTGACTGTTTTAACCCGAAAGTAATACAAGCTACTATGGGGTCTATTACTAGAGTTAATATAAGTTATGTTGATTTAGAGGTGTTTTTAAAAGCAAGTAATGCCGCTATTTTTGGAGCCTTTATGGATGGTGAAACGGTTTATACTAAGCAATTACCAGAAACAGGTATTTTGGTTATGGGGAATGAAGCTAATGGAGTGTCAAAAGAAGTAGAAGCTATTATTAGTGAAAAAATTTCAATTCCGAGGTTTGGAGACATACAAGCTACTGAAAGTTTAAATGTGGCTACTGCAACCGCCATTTTGTTAAGTGAATTTAAACGAAGACTTTACTGAAATGTAAAATTAATAAATACACCACGTGTTTTCATACTAGCAATATTACTAGTCCATGGGCTATTAGGGTCTTCGTCTCTAATAAGCTCATCGTTAATAGCAAATAATCCTCGAATAGAAGGGGTGAATTTAAAGTTGTATAAGTAAAAATCTATACCGAAACCTAGCTCATAAAAAAGCATGTTTTTTTTAGTTCTAAATTGCCCATTGCTGTTGTCATTCGGATTTGTTTCGTTACTAGATAAATTCAAAGCTGTTGAGAAACCACCAACTATAAATGGTTTAAAATTATTAATTCGTTTTGTAGAAATTTTTACTAATAGAGGTACGTGTATATAGGTAGATTTAACTTCTCGTGTTAAATCAGAAGTTTTAAAATCAATACCTTGAAAATAAGTCTGACTATAGTAGAGTTCTCTTGTCGTAATGAGTAAACCTGGTTCTAAGCGCAAATCTATAAAACTATTTATGCGTAAATTACCTATTAAACCAACACTAAATCCTGGACTTCTTTTTACATAGATGTCGCGTAAGTCTTGGTTATAGTCAAAATTAAAGTCGTAATTATTAATGCCTAAAAAATATCCCCAGCGTAGTAAATCATTATCAGTACCACCTTTACCTTGATTAGCATCATAAGTCACTTTTTCTTTTTTAAATAACTGCGCATTAGTGGTTTGAATCACGAAAAAAAAGGCTAATAATATAAAAAAGTGCTTCATGTTACTACTTAGATGATTTATAAATTGTTGCCACACCAAATGTTTGCGGAAAATCTTCAACATTAATAAACCCAATTTTACGTAAAATATTGTTCAACGCTTCACCATAAGGAAAAACAGAAGCAGATTCGCATAAATATTTATAAGCGCTTCTGTCTTTAGAAAAGACTTTTCCTATTAGTGGTAAAATGTTTTTTGTGTAAAATTTATAACCTTGTTTATAGGGTGATTTTATTGGTATAGAAGTTTCTAATATAACAAAAGTGCCATTAGGTTTTAGTACTCTAAAAATTTCTTTTAGCCCATTTTCTAGACTTTCAAAATTTCTAACTCCAAAAGCTACTGTAATGGCATCAAAACTATTATCTTCAAAAGGCATATTTTCACTATCGCCTAAAATCATATCAATTTTAGATTCTAAACCTTTCTTTATAATTTTTTGTTTGCCAATTTCAAGCATACCACTACTAATATCAAAGCCAACTATTTTTGAGGCATTTGTTTCTGCAAGGTTTATTGCTAAATCACCTGTTCCTGTGGCAATATCTAAAACAGTATCAGGATTATTTTCTTTAACTAGTTTTACTACTTTTTTGCGCCATTTAATATCAATTCCAAATGAAATCACACGGTTTAATCCATCATAATCTCCAGAAATTGTATCAAACATTTTGGTAACTTGTTCCTTTTTACCTAAATCGCTGTTTTTGTAGGGCTTAATTTTTGACAATGCTATATTTTTTTCGCAAACCTACATAATTTATTTTGACTTTAAAATTCCAAAGAGGCTTAAAATGAGTTTGTGGAGACTTAGTTATTGCTTAAATTGTTACTTTAGTAATTATTAGAATTTATATTAATAAATTCATTTGGCTTGCCAATTATAATTTATAGTATCTTTGAACTTCTTTTTATTATATTTAAAAAATGAAAATAATCATTGCTGGTGCAGGTGAAGTTGGGTTTCATTTGGCAAAACTTTTGTCATATGAGTCTCAGGAAATTACCTTGATAGATCCAAATAAAAAAAGCTTAGCATACGCCGATACGCATTTAGATATTAGAGTTATTAAAGGCGATGCGACTTCTATTTCTATTTTAAAAGATGCACGTGTTAATAGTTGTGATTTATTTATAGCGGTAACATCTAGTGAAACAACTAATATTACAGTTTGTGTTTTAGCAAAGCAATTAGGAGCTGAGAAAACGATTGCTAGAATTACGAATACTGAATTTATTCATTATAAAGATGAAGTCGGGTTTACAAAATTTGGTATTGATGAGTTAATTTCTCCAGAAGCTTTGGCGGCTTCAGAAATTGAATTGTCTTTAAAACAATCTTCTTTTAACGAAAATTACGAGTTTGAAGATGGGGCATTAACCATGGCGGGTTTAACACTTTCTAAAACAGCTTCATTTATTGGGAAAACGGTTAAAGAAGCAGCTCAAATTTTTCCTGAAATACATTTTGTACCCATTGCTATTCAGCGTTTTGGTACACAATTCACTATTATTCCTAGAGGTGATACTAAGTTTAAACGAGGCGATAATGTGGTGTTTATAACATCTGAAGGTGGCGATGAAGAACTATGTAGACTTACCGGTAAGGTTAATAGAGAAATTAAAAACGTGATGATTCTAGGAGGAAGTCAAATAGGCTATAAAACTGCTAGAGATTTAAGTGAAAAAGGATTTAATGTCAAGCTATTAGAAGGCGATAGAGATAGAGCATTTGACTTAGCCGAGGAGTTAACAAAGGTACTCGTTATAAATAGTGATGGACGTAATGTTGATTTGCTTGAAGAAGAAAACATAAGTGAGATGGATGCTTTTATTGCAGTAGGCACAAATTCTGAAACAAATATTATGTCTTGTTTAGTCGCTAAATCTAAAGGTGTAAAAAAAACCATTGCTTTAGTAGAGAATATAGATTATTTTGATTTATCTCATTCCATAGGTATTGATACTTTAATCAATAAAAAATTATTAGCAGCAAATAATATTTTCAGGTATATACGTAAAGGTGAAGTTGTTGCTATGACTAAGCTTAATAACTTAAATGCTGAGTTATTAGAGTTTGAAGTAAAAGGCACGTCAGCTATCTGTAATAAAATAATTAAAAATATTAATTTTCCTCGAACAGCTATTATTGGAGGCGTTGTTAGGAACGGTGTTGGAATGATTGCACTGGGTGATTTTAAGATTGAAGAAGGAGATCGTGTTGTAGTTTGTTGTTTATTACAATCAATAAAACGCGTTGAAAAATTATTTCTTTAATCTGCTTAATTAAACTTAAATCAAAAATTGAAACTCAACTATAAAATTATTTTTCACTTTTTAGGATTACTATTATTGTTTAATGGTGGTTTTATGCTACTATCTGCTCTTGTAAGTTTAATTTATGAAGATGCTGTTGCATTTAGAATATTTCTTGCGGGTTTATTAACACTAGTTGTAGGGGTTATAGGGATGTTGTTTACTCGTAACCATAAAAAGGAAATGAATAAGCGTGAAGGTTATATTGTTGTAGCCTTTGGCTGGGTTATTATGTCTTTATCGGGAACATTACCTTATTTACTAACAGAAAGTATCCCTGGTTTTACAAATGCTTTTTTTGAAACCATGTCTGGTTATACTACCACAGGAGCTTCTATTCTAAATGATATCGAAGCAGTGCCAAAAGGTGTGTTATTTTGGCGTAGTACAACTCATTGGATTGGTGGTATGGGAATTATTGTACTTGCTATAGCTATATTACCATTATTGGGAATAGGAGGTATGCAGCTTTTTGCAGCTGAAGCACCTGGGCCAAGTGCCGATAAATTACATCCTAGAATTACAGATACAGCAAAACGTTTATGGCTTATTTATTTTGGTTATACAGTAGCTGAAACGTTATTGCTTAAACTGGCAGGTATGTCCTTTTTCGATGCTATAAATCATTCAATGGCAACCTTGTCAACAGGTGGGTTTTCTACAAAAAATGCGAGTGTTGCTTATTGGAATAGTCAACCTATTATTCAATATATTATTATATTGTTTATGTTTTTAGCAGGTTCTAACTTTGTATTAAGTTACTTTGCATTTAAAGGAAAAGTTCAAAAAATTATTAAAGACGAGGAGTTTAAATTGTACTTTAGGTTTGTACTTGTTTTTACTATAATTGCTGCACTTATTATTTATTTTAGAGCAGATGTTTCAATATCTTCAATAGCGCATCCAATGGTTTGGGGAGAGGGTGAAAGTGCTTTTAGGCATTCACTTTTTCAAGTCTTAACAGTAATTACAACTACAGGATTTATAACTGCCGATTATACATTATGGACCCCCTTTTTAACTGTTTTCTTTTTTGGAATTATGTTTTTAGGTGGTTCTGCTGGTAGTACTTCTGGTGGTGTTAAAGTTGTACGCCATTTAATACTTATTAAAAACGGTTTTTTAGAGTTTAAACGTACGCTTCATCCTAATGCCATTGTACCTGTTCGATATAATAAAAAAGCTATAAACAGGTTTATTGTATTTAATGTTTTAGCATTTTTTATATTATACATGCTGTCATTTATTATAGGTGCTTTAGTGTTTTCTATGTTCGATATAGATTTTACATCTGCCATTGGGTTGTCTGCCTCTAGTTTAGGTAATATTGGACCAGCGCTAGGTAATTTTGGACCTGTAAATAATTATGCGGCATTGCCACTTTTGGCGCAATGGTGGGCCTCCTTTTTAATGCTTATTGGTCGTTTAGAACTCTTTACGGTACTTATTTTGTTTACGCCTTTCTTTTGGCGTAATAGATAGATTGCTTTTTTTAAGTTATTAATATTCTTTATTATATTTATATCGAAAAGTAGGGTGTTTTTAACACTAATGTATCCCCTTCATACCTATTTATATAGCTAATATGTAGATGTTTAGCTCCTATCGTACATTTATTTTACTATAGAATAGAATATTATTAAAATTCTATAATAATTGGTGAAAATTGTGTAACAGCAAATGCTTACTGTTATCCTACCTTTGTATCAAAGAGTAAAGCATTCTTAAATTCATTAAATTATTAAGTTATGAACAAGATGATAAAAACAATTTTAACAATTGTAGGAGTAGGATTGATAGCTTACGGTATTTATACTATGATAGTTCCTGAAACTGTATTGAGTATTGGGGATTTAGATATAGGTAAAGTACATAATAATGATAATTCATACATAAGTATAGGATTGGGTTTGTCTGCGCTCATAATTAGTATTGTTGGAGAAAAAATTTTAAAAATTTAAATTATGAAAACAGATAATTTGAATAACAGAAAAAAATTTTGCATCGAATATTAAATACTTAACAGTTGTATTATCTAACGCGATGATACTTTATATTAAAACCAGAAAATATCATTGGGGCTAGTTTTATGGAATTACATAAACTATTTGAAAATCAATATAACGAATTAGAGCAAGACCTTGATGAAATAGCTGAGCGCATTAGCAAATTAGGAGGAAAACCTATTGGTACGATGTAAAACATGGGAGCTTAAAAGAAAGTGAAACAAATCCATCGCAAAAAGTTATGATTGAAGAATTATTAAACGATCATGAAACGGTAATAAAGGAATTAAGAAGCACAATAACTTCTATTGAGGAAGATACAGAATATAGGTTCAGCCGATTTTTTAAAGGCACTATTACAATCACACGAATCTAAAGCTTGCGTGCTAATAAAATACACAAAATAAATAAACAATAAAATTTTAAATTATGAATACTACAGAAATTAAAGGAAATTGGAACGAGCTTAAAGGTAAATTAAAACAAAAGTATGCGACATTAACTGATGATGATTTATTTATAGCTGAAGGAAAACAAGATGAGTTAATAGGAAGGTTACAAGAGAAACTAGGAAAAACAAAAGAAGAAGTGCATAAAATTATTTCTGATTTATAGAAACTAATATACTGTCTAGAATTGTTGCAAACTGTGGTTTTTGTTTGGTTAGTTACATTATGCTTTGTAACCTCTAGACAGTTTTTCAATTTTTAAAATAATATATGAACACAAAAAATCAAATAAACCACAGTGTGCTAAGTTTATTGGCACTCATTGCTGTGGTTTTTATTTTATATGTATTAAAACCTTTTATAGTTCCTATAATATTCGCTATAATATTAAGCGTTATGATATTTCCTATTCAAAGGTTTCTTGAAAAAAAATGGCGATGCAACAGGTTGTTTGCAACCCTTACTTCTATAATAGTTTTGTTTTTTATAACGGCATTAATCTTTGCTTTAATTAGTACTAGGTTACTATATTTTATGGATAATAGCGAGGTTTACTCTCAAAAATTAGCAGAACTCTTCCATAAGTTTGTAAATAGTATAGAGCACACGTTTAATATCGGGAATAATCGAATTTTTGCAAATCAGGAGTTAAAAGCCGAAAATATTATTAAAGACAATCTAGATAAAGTAGGTGTCGTTTTATCAGAATCTAGTAGCCTTTTAGGTGATTTAGTTTTAATACCCATTTATATTTTTTTCTTTTTATACTATAGAGCTTTTTTTAGAACATTTTTTTATAAAGCTTTTAAGTCAAAATCAAAATCATTTATAAATAGCATTTTAAAAAAGATTTATGAAATACAACAAAATTATTTATTAGGATTACTTAAGGTTATCGTTATAGTAGGTTGTTTAAATAGTTTAGGCTTGGTGCTTTTAGGAATAGGTAATCCGATTTTCTTCGGGTTTTTAGCAGCACTTTTATTATTAATTCCATATATAGGCGTTATTATTGGGTCGTTATTACCTGCCATTATAGCTTTGGCAACAAAAGACTCTGCTTGGTATGCTTTTGGTGTTATTGCCGTTTTTGGTTTTATTCAATTTTTAGAAGGTAATTTTATAACGCCCAAAATTACAGGGTCTAAAGTAAGTGTTAATGCCTTTGTTGTTATTACATCATTGGTTTTGTTTTCAATGCTTTGGGGAATAACAGGTATGATTTTAGCATTGCCAATTACGGCAACTTTAAAAATATTATTTGATAATACATCAGGATACGAAGCTTATGGTTTTCTTATAGGTGAGCCTATAGATAAACATTTACAAAGTAAAGCAAGGGGACGTTTAAAAAAATGGAAAAGTATTAGAAAAACTAAAAATGACGCCTAAAAATAAATTGAGGTTAAAACAAATTCCTTTCTTAACTTTACAATAATTATAATTTATATGATATTATTTATAAAGTTCGATTTTAATACTATTTGTAAAAAAGTTTTAGAGACAAAACTTAACGAGCTTAACATAAAACACAAAATTGTGGCTTTTGGAGAAATAGAGTTGCTAGAAAAAGTGCCTTCAGAAACATACGAAGCTTTAAATAATACTTTAATTGACTATGGTATCGAAATAGTTGAAAATCAAAAAAGTATTTTGGTTCAAAAAATAAAAGATGTTATTATTGATATGGTTTTTAATGATGACTCTACAGTAAATGTTAAAAGTTCGGTGTATTTGTCAGAAAAATTAGGTCATAGCTACGGGTATCTTTCCAATTTATTTTCAGAGGTTACATATACATCCATTGAAAATTTTATTATCATTCAAAAAATAGAATACACCAAACAACTTTTAATAACGACAGATTTAAGTTTAACCGAAATAGCTTTTAAGCTTAATTATTCTAGTGTAGCTCACTTAAGTACCCAATTTAAAAATACAACTGGTATTACACCTTCTGCTTTTCAGCGTATAATTTCAAAAAGAAGAATCATATCACAACAAAAAAACTAACTAATATTATATGCCAAACGACTATATACATATTATTCTTGCTGATGATGACGAGGATGATAGATTGTTTTTTACCGATGCTTTTGATGAGTTAAATATGAATACCAAGGTAAATACCTTTAACGATGGTATTGAACTTATGGAATATTTAAACGCTGATGATGTTATATTGCCAAATGTGCTTTTTTTAGATTTAAATATGCCTAAAAAGTCGGGGATAGAATGCTTAAATGAAATTAAAGCCAATAGCAAAATGTCTGATATTGCCATTGCTATTTATTCTACATCGGCATCAGAAGAAGATATAGAAGAAACCTTTGTGTTAGGGGCTAATATTTATATAAAAAAACCAAGTAGTTTTAAACAACTAAAAAAAGTGCTTTCAGAAGTTGTATCAATCAATTGGCAATACCATACTAACGGTTTAAACAAAGATAACTTTTTAATGAGATTGTAATGTCAAAAAGATTATTTTCAAAATCAGCTTTATTTTTAAAAATTATTTTTTTGGTTAGTGTATTTCTTGTCCTTTTAATAAGTGGTTTTACATATAAGCACATTTCTAATTTAACAAATTCTACAAAACTGGTAGTAACCACTTATAAAGTTAATGTTGAGTTAGAACAGGTTATTTCATATTTAAAAGATGCCGAGAATGGTCATAGAAATTATATTTTAACCAAAGATACGACGCACTTAGAGCCCTATTTGTCTGCTAGAGAAAAAGTTAATGTCTCTTTTGCTGAATTGAAAGAAGTGGCAAACCAGAATGAAGTACAAAAAGAAAACTTACGTATATTAAGTAAATATATTGACAATCTATTTAATAATTTTACCCAAACGAATGCTTTTGTTGGAAACAATCTAACATTAACAGAAGAGTTTAAATCCAATTTTTTTGAAGAAAAAATAATAATGGATTCTATTAGGCAAAAAGTAAATGAGATGATTGATCTTGAAAATAAACAGCTTAAAGAACGCCAAAAACAATATCAAAGTAATTTAGATTTTACACCTTTATTTTTATATTTAGTTTTGTTAGTTACGCTTGTGTTAATTATAATTTCATACAACAAAATAACTAATGATTATAAAAACACCAAGTTAATAAACAATCAATTGTCCATATTTAAAGAGGCCGCTATTCAATTAGAAACTATTGGTAAACATGGTAATTGGGTATGGTATATTGATACAAATGTATTCACGTTTTCAGATAATTTATACCACGTATTAGGAGAAAAACCAGGAGCTTTTAAGTGTACTTTAGAGAATTTCATGAGCTTTGTGCATCCAGATGATAAAGAAAAGCTAGCTGCTGCTGTAGATAGAATGATGAAAGAAGAAAACTTGCCTTTTACATACTTCAGAATCATTACAAAAGATGACGCCATAAAGCACATTAAAGCTTATGGTAAACTACTTGTAAGTGCCGATGGCGAAAAACGAATTGTTGGAAATATTACTGATATTTCTGATGAGGTTGAAAGTTATTTAGTTCTAGGTGAACGTAATTTAGAACTAGAAAAAAATAATGCTGAACTTTCAGAATTTAATTATGTTGCTAGTCATGACTTGCAAGAACCCTTACGGAAAATACAAACCTTTATATCTAGATTAGAAGACAAAGAAGCAAAAAAATTTTCGGCTTCAGGTATTCAATACCTCGAGCGTATTAATATAGCAGCTACTAGAATGCGCTTGTTAATTGATGATTTACTTCAGTTTTCTAGAACCAATAAGCCTGATAAAGAGTTTGTCTCAACTAATTTGAATGAACTTTTAGAACAGGCAAAGCAAGATGTAGCAGAAACTATTTTAGAAAAAGAAGCAACTATTACAAGCGATTTGCTGCCAACAGTATCGGTAATACCATTTCAAATTCATCAGTTATTCTTAAACTTACTAAGTAATTCATTAAAATATTGCAAAGAAAAAGTCCCTCCAAATATTAAAATAGAATATTCAAAAGTTAGTTCAAAGAACGATGTAAATTTGATTAATGTACCTAAAGGGGAGTTTCATAAAATCATCTTTTCTGATAACGGTATTGGATTCGAACAAAAATATGGCGATCAAATATTCGAATTATTCAGTAGGCTACATAACAAAGAAAATTATTCTGGTACAGGAGTAGGACTTTCTATTTGTAAAAAAACTGTAGATAACCATGATGGAATTATAATGGCTTTTGGAAAACCTCAAGAGGGAGCTGTTTTTACAATTTATCTTCCTGCGTAAGTTTTCTTTTTATCAATCTAAACATATTTTAATAAGCTCTAAAGTAAAATACTTTAGAGCTTATTTTTTATGATTAAAGTTTGTTTTCTTACCATTTGTTGAAATTCTATAACAAAAGCTAAAAATGCTGTAACATGAAAACCTTGTACTGGTTGCATCTTTGTAATGTAGAAAATAACAGAAAGTGAAATTAAATAAAAACATAAAAAAGTATTTAGCACTCTCACTAATAACAATAGGTGTTAGTATTGTTTCCTGTGATTTAGATAAACATAAAAAAGACACATACTTGTTTAATCCTGATCTTAAAAAAGAAAAAATTAAAACCAATATAGAAGAAGGAAAAGTATTGTCGGAAGTAACAATATTAAATGAAACAATTTTAAAGCTAAGCGAATTGGCTCTAACAGAAAGTGGTGAGTATAATATCTATACTATAGCTAATAAGCTAAAAAAAGATAATACAGAGATAAAGAATTCTATAATCGAATTGGCTAAAGCAAAACTAATAATACTGCCAAATGGATTTAATAAAGCAGATGTTAATAGACTATTATTAGTTGATGAAGATGGTTTTTCTAAAGCTTATTTAGGTAGAACTGGCAAACTTTTAGAAAGAGAAATTGCTCGGTTAGAATATCTGTCTAGTATAACAAATGATTTAGATTTTAAAGTATTTATAGTTAAGTCTTTAACGCGTTTGAATCATGATTTAGATCAACTCAATAAAAAAA
The nucleotide sequence above comes from Flavobacteriaceae bacterium HL-DH10. Encoded proteins:
- a CDS encoding potassium transporter TrkG, which codes for MKLNYKIIFHFLGLLLLFNGGFMLLSALVSLIYEDAVAFRIFLAGLLTLVVGVIGMLFTRNHKKEMNKREGYIVVAFGWVIMSLSGTLPYLLTESIPGFTNAFFETMSGYTTTGASILNDIEAVPKGVLFWRSTTHWIGGMGIIVLAIAILPLLGIGGMQLFAAEAPGPSADKLHPRITDTAKRLWLIYFGYTVAETLLLKLAGMSFFDAINHSMATLSTGGFSTKNASVAYWNSQPIIQYIIILFMFLAGSNFVLSYFAFKGKVQKIIKDEEFKLYFRFVLVFTIIAALIIYFRADVSISSIAHPMVWGEGESAFRHSLFQVLTVITTTGFITADYTLWTPFLTVFFFGIMFLGGSAGSTSGGVKVVRHLILIKNGFLEFKRTLHPNAIVPVRYNKKAINRFIVFNVLAFFILYMLSFIIGALVFSMFDIDFTSAIGLSASSLGNIGPALGNFGPVNNYAALPLLAQWWASFLMLIGRLELFTVLILFTPFFWRNR
- a CDS encoding ferritin-like domain-containing protein yields the protein MELHKLFENQYNELEQDLDEIAERISKLGGKPIGTM
- a CDS encoding CsbD family protein produces the protein MNTTEIKGNWNELKGKLKQKYATLTDDDLFIAEGKQDELIGRLQEKLGKTKEEVHKIISDL
- a CDS encoding AI-2E family transporter, with the translated sequence MNTKNQINHSVLSLLALIAVVFILYVLKPFIVPIIFAIILSVMIFPIQRFLEKKWRCNRLFATLTSIIVLFFITALIFALISTRLLYFMDNSEVYSQKLAELFHKFVNSIEHTFNIGNNRIFANQELKAENIIKDNLDKVGVVLSESSSLLGDLVLIPIYIFFFLYYRAFFRTFFYKAFKSKSKSFINSILKKIYEIQQNYLLGLLKVIVIVGCLNSLGLVLLGIGNPIFFGFLAALLLLIPYIGVIIGSLLPAIIALATKDSAWYAFGVIAVFGFIQFLEGNFITPKITGSKVSVNAFVVITSLVLFSMLWGITGMILALPITATLKILFDNTSGYEAYGFLIGEPIDKHLQSKARGRLKKWKSIRKTKNDA
- a CDS encoding AraC family transcriptional regulator, with protein sequence MILFIKFDFNTICKKVLETKLNELNIKHKIVAFGEIELLEKVPSETYEALNNTLIDYGIEIVENQKSILVQKIKDVIIDMVFNDDSTVNVKSSVYLSEKLGHSYGYLSNLFSEVTYTSIENFIIIQKIEYTKQLLITTDLSLTEIAFKLNYSSVAHLSTQFKNTTGITPSAFQRIISKRRIISQQKN
- a CDS encoding response regulator, with protein sequence MPNDYIHIILADDDEDDRLFFTDAFDELNMNTKVNTFNDGIELMEYLNADDVILPNVLFLDLNMPKKSGIECLNEIKANSKMSDIAIAIYSTSASEEDIEETFVLGANIYIKKPSSFKQLKKVLSEVVSINWQYHTNGLNKDNFLMRL
- a CDS encoding CHASE3 domain-containing protein, producing MSKRLFSKSALFLKIIFLVSVFLVLLISGFTYKHISNLTNSTKLVVTTYKVNVELEQVISYLKDAENGHRNYILTKDTTHLEPYLSAREKVNVSFAELKEVANQNEVQKENLRILSKYIDNLFNNFTQTNAFVGNNLTLTEEFKSNFFEEKIIMDSIRQKVNEMIDLENKQLKERQKQYQSNLDFTPLFLYLVLLVTLVLIIISYNKITNDYKNTKLINNQLSIFKEAAIQLETIGKHGNWVWYIDTNVFTFSDNLYHVLGEKPGAFKCTLENFMSFVHPDDKEKLAAAVDRMMKEENLPFTYFRIITKDDAIKHIKAYGKLLVSADGEKRIVGNITDISDEVESYLVLGERNLELEKNNAELSEFNYVASHDLQEPLRKIQTFISRLEDKEAKKFSASGIQYLERINIAATRMRLLIDDLLQFSRTNKPDKEFVSTNLNELLEQAKQDVAETILEKEATITSDLLPTVSVIPFQIHQLFLNLLSNSLKYCKEKVPPNIKIEYSKVSSKNDVNLINVPKGEFHKIIFSDNGIGFEQKYGDQIFELFSRLHNKENYSGTGVGLSICKKTVDNHDGIIMAFGKPQEGAVFTIYLPA